Proteins from one Mus pahari chromosome 10, PAHARI_EIJ_v1.1, whole genome shotgun sequence genomic window:
- the Kiaa1143 gene encoding uncharacterized protein KIAA1143 homolog, which produces MSKRNQVSYVRPAEPAFLSRFKERVGYKEGPTIETKKIQPQLPEEDDNHSDKEDEQPQVVVLQKGDLTAEEVMKIKAEIKAAKADEEPPPADGRIVYRKPVKRSSDEKCSGLTASSKKKKTNEDDVNKQSSVRKNTQKQIKNSSLLSFDSEDENE; this is translated from the exons ATGAGCAAGCGGAACCAAGTGTCCTATGTGCGGCCCGCAGAGCCCGCCTTCCTGTCCCGCTTCAAAGAGAGAGTCGGCTACAAGGAGGGGCCCACCATAGAGACCAAG AAAATCCAGCCTCAGCTCCCAGAGGAAGATGACAATCACAGTGACAAAGAAGATGAACAGCCTCAAGTAGTGGTTTTACAAAAGGGAGACCTAACAGCTGAAGAGGTCATGAAAATTAAAGCAGAAATAAAGGCTGCCAAAGCAG ACGAAGAACCTCCTCCAGCTGATGGAAGAATAGTTTATCGAAAACCAGTTAAGCGTTCCTCAGATGAAAAGTGTTCAGGTTTAACAGCAAgctccaaaaagaagaaaacaaatgaagatgaTGTAAATAAGCAAAGTTCAGTtagaaagaacacacaaaaacaaataaaaaatagcagtctcctttcttttgacagtgaagatgaaaatgagtaa